In Spiroplasma melliferum, a single genomic region encodes these proteins:
- a CDS encoding SOJ-like protein (plasmid) translates to MVLETNNIVLNQPNSEFKFKMNLEEIEKILINKFDYIFFDTYPSMNTILLNVLLASDEIIVPIEPHSYSFEGITTMFKPYLETINNSKKMGMNIKNNINYYVLNKIQKNKLHQSVFELISQNEIGKKLLDTHIPLSATKQKETMLLKFAAITNNNPIYKLVMELTNKGVI, encoded by the coding sequence ATGGTTTTAGAAACAAATAATATAGTTTTAAATCAACCTAATTCGGAATTTAAATTTAAAATGAATTTAGAAGAAATTGAAAAAATATTAATTAATAAATTTGATTATATATTTTTTGATACATATCCATCTATGAATACAATTTTATTAAATGTTTTATTAGCATCAGATGAAATTATTGTTCCAATTGAACCACATTCATATAGTTTTGAAGGTATTACAACTATGTTTAAACCTTATTTAGAAACAATAAATAATTCTAAAAAAATGGGAATGAATATAAAAAATAATATTAATTATTATGTTTTAAATAAAATTCAAAAAAACAAACTACATCAAAGTGTTTTTGAACTTATTTCCCAAAATGAAATTGGTAAAAAATTGTTAGATACACATATCCCCTTATCTGCTACTAAGCAAAAAGAAACAATGTTGCTTAAATTCGCCGCCATAACCAATAACAACCCAATTTATAAGTTAGTTATGGAATTAACTAATAAAGGAGTGATTTAA